A genomic stretch from Candidatus Krumholzibacteriia bacterium includes:
- a CDS encoding type II toxin-antitoxin system PemK/MazF family toxin has protein sequence MTPGARRGDVILVSLGHGQGGEIRKTRPCVVVSPDVLNERMPTFIVAPMTSGGHAYPFRIACRFQGKSGFVVLDQVRTVDRARVTRRL, from the coding sequence GTGACGCCCGGGGCGAGGCGCGGCGATGTGATCCTCGTGAGCCTCGGTCACGGACAGGGCGGCGAGATTCGCAAGACGCGCCCGTGCGTGGTGGTTTCTCCCGATGTCCTCAACGAGCGCATGCCCACGTTCATCGTCGCACCCATGACTTCGGGCGGGCATGCGTATCCATTCCGCATTGCATGCCGCTTCCAGGGGAAGTCCGGATTCGTGGTGCTGGATCAGGTTCGCACCGTGGACCGCGCGCGGGTCACGCGCCGACTGG